GAATAGCTGCCACCAGGTCCCGGTCCAACATATGCCGCACCCTGGTTTCCCCTTTTTCAACCACACGGGCCCCGTTGTCCGATACAAAAATCAAGCGGTCCTCAAAGCCCTGACACAATTTCAAGAGCCGGTCCATACCATTGCCGCTAGCGATTACAAAGGGGATGTCACGCGCATCTAGCTGGTCCAAGATTGCTGAAAATCGCGCTCGGTCAATCTGACCATTCCCATCTAAGAAGGTTCCATCCATATCTGTTGCGATTAATTTAATCATACACTAATCTTTCCCTTTCAATGGAATTTCAAATCAAAGGCCCACAAGTCCAACTCAAATCAGAATTGAAACAACCGTTAAAGAAGACGCTAATGCCTTGTTTGCAAGACTGGGCTTAGATATGTCCAGTGCAGAGAATATCTTCTTACGCCAATGCGTATTGCGTGGCGGTTTACCATTTTCCGTAGAGCTACCAAAATACAATCAAGAAACCTTGGAGGCAATGGAAGAAGCACGAAAGATTTCACGTAATCCAAATGTACCAAGTTATGCAACTGTCCAAGATTTATTTAAGGCATTGGATGAAGAATAATATATCAAATAAAGTTCACGAACAAATTCAAAAAAGCTACAAGTTAATGAAGAAACGTGGATACGATCTGGGTCTGTTGGAAGAAATTATTACGAAACTAAGCCAAGGTATCCCACTTGAAGACAAACATCAAAATCATATGCTGACAGGAAATTTTTCCGGATATTATGAGTGCCATATTAAACCAGATTGGCTCCTAATCTATTTAATAGAAAATGATATTCTAACCTTGACCTTGATTGATACTGGCACACACTCAGATTTATTTTAGTCGCTCACTAGAGTGGCTGTTTTTATTTTATAACTCATCCTAACTAGTCGACTAGATAAAATCAGCCTGTATAATTTCTGAAATAGCACTGCAAAGCTGGTCAAATGTTTTTGGATAAGCATTCGAACCTTCAATTCTCAACGGCGCATTTCTTTTAAATAGAATGTCTACATACCATTGAGTGCCATCTAGAACGTATGGATTTACGTATTCTTCGTCCCACTCAAGCAGTCTACAATTTTCTAAATCGTGTTTAAATTGAGAGGCTGAAAAACTTAATTCTAGCTCACTCCTTGAATCATGGTCATCTATATGAGTATAAATAACTTCTTCATCTTCAAAATCCATTTCAATAGAATTAGTCGGACCGAAATATTCCCCAATCCAAACCCTCATAGGTTGTATATCTTAATTATCCCTACTCATGTTTAACTCCTTCTTATCTACAGGAATTTCAGACTATACCTATTTATCTTATAACTGTCTGGCATCGTTTTGCTGAACCTTACTTGGTCAACTGCAGATGTTCTTCATTCAGAATTTAGATAGACTCTACTATTCCTTCTCCTCAGTTACCCAATCCAAAGCCATAAATTCATTCATCTCAGCATAGGCTGTATCTACCCGCTCCTGGGTTACTGCATCCAATTGACCATAATGCTTGCCACCTTGGACAAAATCTTCCAAAATCAGGGTTTGATAGGTATAGAGCTCGTAGCCTTCCGGTGAAAAACGTCCCTTAGGTTCCTTGCTGACCCAGGTCGGATGGGCCTGGGCTGTTTTGATGCGGGTCACGCCGTCCTTCTTCTCTATCGTCACGTCCATCAGCACCCCACGCTCGGTCCACTGGGCATTGGCAACACCCGCCATGGTCTCAATCCGCTGGTTAGAAATAAAATTCCCCATAGAGTAGATGATTAACTTCTTCTCACCGTCTTTTTCAACCGTCTCAGAAGGCTCCGCTACATGGGGATGCCCGCCAAACACCAGGTCTGCTCCCCAGTTAATCATGTCATGATAGAGACTAACCTGCTCCTCCGTCGGCTCCAGCTGGTATTCGACACCCGTCTGAGGCATGACGATAGTAATGTCCGCCTCTTTCTCAGCCAGTTCAATCTCAGCCTTCATCTTCTTGCGGCCAAAATCCGACAGATAGGCATTGTATTCTTCCTGGGTCAATGATGCCTCCATCCCATTGAATCCATAGGCATAGGCAAGAATTGCTACCTTGATACCATTGACATCACGAATATAAATGGGAGCTGTCGCCCGATTGCCCTCCGCATAGACACCAACTGCATCTACATTGACATCCTTAAAGGTCTCCACTGTGGAAATGAGGCCCGACAACTGCGAATCCAGAATATGATTATGGGCCAAATCCACCACATCATAGCCTGCATCACGAATATCCTTTGCCACCTGGGCCGGCGCATTAAACAAAGGATAGCCAGCCAAAGGAAAATCAGGAGAAATAGTCCCCTCAAAGTCCGCAATAGCCAAATCAGCCTGCTCAATCCAGGGTTTCACATAGGTAAAATTCTCAGAAAAATCATAGGTTCCATCCGCCTGGAGAGCACTCCAATAGAGGAGATCATGGTAAAGCAAGTCCCCATGAGCCATGATACGGGCGGTCTGCACCTCATCCTGCTTGCCTGAAAACCAAGAACCTATCCCAGATGATTGCTGGCTGGTCCTATCCGCCTTACCAAACAAGGGCAAAACATGGTCATGCACGAGAATAATGGACAGGATGACCGCAGCCAAAAGGCAGACAAACATAAATTGGCGCTTGTTTCGTGCTTTTCTAGCAAGTTTCCGACGTTCCTGTAATGATGTTCTAGACATAGAAGTCGACCTCTCTCTTTCCTATAATCCCTTTCATTATACGCCTTTTTACCTCAAAAATCCAGACAATACCTGTAGACTTTTACAAGAATTTTACACATATTTCTCCTAGATTCCCTGGCTAATCTGTCAATTTATGATAGACTGAAATAAGAATAGATTTGGAGAACACTATGCCGCAACACATACAAAACAAACAATTTTTAAAAGATGTCTTTCTCTGTTCACTAGCCTCCTACGGCGG
The sequence above is a segment of the Streptococcus suis genome. Coding sequences within it:
- a CDS encoding type II toxin-antitoxin system RelB/DinJ family antitoxin, which translates into the protein MSNQRPTSPTQIRIETTVKEDANALFARLGLDMSSAENIFLRQCVLRGGLPFSVELPKYNQETLEAMEEARKISRNPNVPSYATVQDLFKALDEE
- a CDS encoding type II toxin-antitoxin system YafQ family toxin codes for the protein MKNNISNKVHEQIQKSYKLMKKRGYDLGLLEEIITKLSQGIPLEDKHQNHMLTGNFSGYYECHIKPDWLLIYLIENDILTLTLIDTGTHSDLF
- a CDS encoding CapA family protein; this encodes MFVCLLAAVILSIILVHDHVLPLFGKADRTSQQSSGIGSWFSGKQDEVQTARIMAHGDLLYHDLLYWSALQADGTYDFSENFTYVKPWIEQADLAIADFEGTISPDFPLAGYPLFNAPAQVAKDIRDAGYDVVDLAHNHILDSQLSGLISTVETFKDVNVDAVGVYAEGNRATAPIYIRDVNGIKVAILAYAYGFNGMEASLTQEEYNAYLSDFGRKKMKAEIELAEKEADITIVMPQTGVEYQLEPTEEQVSLYHDMINWGADLVFGGHPHVAEPSETVEKDGEKKLIIYSMGNFISNQRIETMAGVANAQWTERGVLMDVTIEKKDGVTRIKTAQAHPTWVSKEPKGRFSPEGYELYTYQTLILEDFVQGGKHYGQLDAVTQERVDTAYAEMNEFMALDWVTEEKE